In the Aridibaculum aurantiacum genome, ACCTACACGTTCAAGTTTACGAATGATGGACAATTGCAGTAGTGCCTGCCTGATTTTGTCAGGATGGTTCCTGCAATATTCTTCTACAATAGGTGTAACGGAACTGTTGATATCATTCAGGAATTTATCGCGTGAGAAAACAGAACGTGCAAGCTTAGTGTCATCATTTATGTAGGCGTTGCCCACGTCGTCAAGCATATGACAGCTCATATCGTACATCTTGCGCAGGCTTATCTGTTCCACCAATTCTTCATCAAACTGTTTCTCGCCAAGTATCACCAGTTTGGAAATGCCTTCTGCATAATCGCCAATACGTTCCAGGTCACCATTTATTTTAAGTGTAGCAAATACAAAACGCATATCGTGTGCAACGGGTGTAAGTAGAGCAAAAATGTTTTCGCAATCTCTATCAATCCGTAGCTCCATTGCATTCACCAGTTTTTCGGTGTGCAGTACCTCGCTGGCAAGATCTTCATCTTTATCAAACAGGGCGTGCATGCTTTTATTCAGCTGGCCTTTTACCAGTTCCACCATTTCCGAAAGTGTTTTACGCAGATCGCGTAGTTGATCGCTTAAATGTGTCATGATGTTCCTTTTTATCCAAAGCGGCCGGTTATATAATTCTGTGTTCTTTCCTTTTCAGGGTTTGTAAACAGCTTACGTGTATCATCGAATTCTATTAATTCTCCCGAATAAAAGAAAGCAGTTTTGTTGCTCACTCGTCCTGCCTGCTGCATGTTATGCGTTACTATTACTATGGTAAATGAACTCTTCAGGCTATAGATCAAGTCTTCTATTTTAGCGGTAGATATAGGATCAAGAGCGGATGCAGGTTCATCCATAAGCAGTACAGTAGGCTCTACAGCCAGTGCTCTAGCTATACATAAACGCTGTTGCTGCCCGCCCGAAAGTGATAATGCAGACTTGTGCAGGTTGTCTTTTACCTCGTCCCACAGTGCTGCTTTTTGTAGCGACTCTTCTGCTTTTTGCTGCAACAGCTGCTTGTTGTTCAAGCCTTTTATCTTCAGTCCATACACCACGTTCTCAAAAATGCTTTTTGGAAAAGGATTGGGTTTTTGAAACACCATTCCGATGCGCTTGCGCAATTCATACTCATCCATTTCATCCCCATAAATCTCTTCGCCATCAAGCAGGTAACT is a window encoding:
- the phoU gene encoding phosphate signaling complex protein PhoU, with amino-acid sequence MTHLSDQLRDLRKTLSEMVELVKGQLNKSMHALFDKDEDLASEVLHTEKLVNAMELRIDRDCENIFALLTPVAHDMRFVFATLKINGDLERIGDYAEGISKLVILGEKQFDEELVEQISLRKMYDMSCHMLDDVGNAYINDDTKLARSVFSRDKFLNDINSSVTPIVEEYCRNHPDKIRQALLQLSIIRKLERVGDHITNIAEEIVFYKEAKVLKHGNKGTDNEI
- the pstB gene encoding phosphate ABC transporter ATP-binding protein PstB — encoded protein: MYKLETKNANLWYGEKQALKNISLGIEPNAVTAFIGPSGCGKSTLLRCFNRMNDLIDNTRIEGSYLLDGEEIYGDEMDEYELRKRIGMVFQKPNPFPKSIFENVVYGLKIKGLNNKQLLQQKAEESLQKAALWDEVKDNLHKSALSLSGGQQQRLCIARALAVEPTVLLMDEPASALDPISTAKIEDLIYSLKSSFTIVIVTHNMQQAGRVSNKTAFFYSGELIEFDDTRKLFTNPEKERTQNYITGRFG